One Elusimicrobiota bacterium DNA window includes the following coding sequences:
- a CDS encoding OprD family outer membrane porin yields the protein MPTCVRLMAAALALGLAAPLSAAEPGSTLAGFLRVGKIDGDIRVMYMRRAFDLPQTQESLAGGGWLHYETPPWQGVSAGLAGYLSQRLGIVPGSRDGANLLAPGQTSYSVLGQAYLQAGRGRSRLKLYRQMLETPFLNSWDIKMVPVTYEAYTLVSSAVPHVEFTVSHVSRIKPWTSSRFLAMSAAAGFPGTDYPVTLAGAVYRPSPSLTLQGWDYYCYEFMNVAYLQADSRWGIWRDLDLGLSAQGFLQRDAGKAVGGRFQTGMFGLLSQAFWKGLTVRGGYTATDREHDIVNPWASYPGYTSIMEEDCDLAGEQAWLLGAAYDFQGTRLDGLKAFADYTRSAMIRQGWDYPFQREADLTVDYRFKGWATGLWLRLRGAWVNNSHSRLLASYSDYRAILNFGF from the coding sequence GCCGAGCCCGGCTCGACGCTGGCGGGCTTCCTGCGCGTCGGCAAGATCGACGGCGACATCCGGGTCATGTACATGCGCCGGGCCTTCGACCTGCCCCAGACCCAGGAGAGCCTGGCCGGCGGGGGCTGGCTGCATTATGAGACCCCGCCCTGGCAGGGCGTGAGCGCGGGCCTGGCCGGCTACCTTTCCCAGCGCCTGGGCATAGTGCCGGGCAGTCGCGACGGGGCCAATCTCCTCGCCCCAGGGCAGACCAGCTATTCGGTCCTGGGCCAGGCCTATCTGCAGGCCGGCCGGGGGCGTTCGCGCCTCAAGCTCTACCGGCAGATGTTGGAGACCCCTTTCCTCAACAGTTGGGATATCAAGATGGTGCCCGTGACCTACGAGGCCTACACGTTGGTGTCCAGCGCCGTGCCCCATGTGGAGTTCACGGTCTCCCATGTGTCCCGCATCAAGCCCTGGACCTCCTCTCGGTTCCTCGCCATGTCGGCGGCCGCGGGCTTTCCCGGGACGGACTATCCGGTCACCTTGGCTGGAGCGGTCTATCGGCCGTCACCCAGCCTGACCCTGCAGGGCTGGGACTATTACTGCTACGAATTCATGAACGTCGCCTATCTGCAGGCCGACTCCCGCTGGGGAATCTGGCGCGACCTGGACCTCGGACTCTCGGCGCAGGGTTTCCTGCAGCGGGACGCGGGCAAGGCCGTGGGCGGGAGGTTCCAGACCGGCATGTTCGGACTGCTGAGCCAGGCCTTCTGGAAGGGCCTGACCGTCAGGGGCGGCTACACGGCCACGGACAGGGAGCACGACATCGTCAATCCCTGGGCGAGTTATCCCGGCTATACCTCCATCATGGAGGAAGACTGCGACCTGGCCGGCGAACAGGCCTGGCTTCTGGGCGCGGCCTATGACTTCCAGGGCACCAGGCTCGACGGGCTGAAAGCCTTCGCGGACTACACCAGGTCGGCCATGATCCGCCAAGGGTGGGATTATCCTTTCCAGCGCGAGGCCGACCTGACCGTGGACTACCGCTTCAAGGGCTGGGCCACGGGGCTTTGGCTCAGGCTGCGGGGGGCCTGGGTGAACAATTCACACTCTCGGCTCCTGGCCTCTTATTCGGATTATCGCGCCATCCTGAACTTCGGTTTTTGA